Proteins found in one Pyrus communis chromosome 15, drPyrComm1.1, whole genome shotgun sequence genomic segment:
- the LOC137717781 gene encoding oligopeptide transporter 3-like isoform X1, whose translation MHPEISRPYFASRDHKHDQGTRICAQSRSTAVIATRALNLYSFVRLKAGRRHHFCHCLFLKNLVVMDPEKIAHGTLSEQEEEVCPTAIEEVALVVPETDDPTLPVMTFRAVFLGISTCTLLIVLNTFFTFRTQPLTIAPILMQIIILPLGKLMASTLPTREYNLPFLNWKFTLNPGPFNMKEHVIATIFANCGFSPGGGDAYPIGAITAMKLYYKQSVTFLCALFMELTIKILGYGWAGILRKYLVDPMEMWWPSNLAQVSLFRALHEKDHGSKGLTRMKFFLIALAASFTYYALPGYLFRILTFFSWVCWAWPHNVTAQQIGSGYHGLGLGTFSFDWAGISAYHGSPLIAPWSSILNTGIGFVLFIYVIVPICYWRFNTFNARKFPIFSNDLFTSSGQKYDTERVLTPQYDLNIDAYNNYGKLYLSPLFALSLGIGFARFTATLSHVALFHGGAVLARSRSAMKNVKVDIHEKLMKRYKKVPQWWFLVLFIVSVALSLLTAFIWKDVVQLPWWGMLFGFALSFVITLPIGVILATTNQQPGFDIIFQFIMGYMLPGKPIANIVFKFYGRITTVQALSFLADLKLGHYMKIPPRSMFIAQLVGTLVAGTVNLAVAWWMMEGIKNICDIEGLNPNSPWTCPKHKFTFSVSILWGLIGPRRLFGPGGLYRNLLWLFLVGAILPVPIWILTKRFPEKKWISLINIPVITYGCAGMPPATPTNIASWLVTGTIFNYFVFRYRKRWWQKYNYILSAALDAGTAFMGILIFFAFENRHKSINWWGSELDHCPLATCPTAPGIVVKGCPVI comes from the exons ATGCACCCTGAAATTAGTCGTCCATATTTTGCCAGTCGGGACCATAAGCACGATCAAGGCACTCGCATTTGTGCGCAGAGCCGCTCGACGGCAGTAATTGCCACACGCGCACTAAATTTGTACAGTTTTGTGCGTTTAAAAGCTGGCCGCCGCCACCACTTCTGTCACTGTCTGTTTTTGAAGAACCTAGTCGTCATGGATCCCGAGAAAATTGCTCATGGGACTTTGtcggaacaagaagaagaagtttgCCCAACCGCTATAGAAGAGGTGGCGTTGGTGGTGCCGGAAACTGACGACCCAACCCTACCGGTGATGACATTCCGGGCGGTTTTCCTCGGCATATCGACATGCACTCTATTGATCGTTCTCAACACATTCTTCACATTCCGTACGCAGCCGCTGACCATCGCCCCCATCTTAATGCAAATCATCATTTTACCCTTGGGAAAGTTGATGGCTTCCACTCTCCCGACGCGGGAGTACAACCTCCCCTTCCTGAATTGGAAGTTCACCCTGAATCCTGGGCCGTTCAACATGAAGGAGCACGTAATCGCCACCATCTTCGCCAACTGCGGGTTTTCTCCCGGTGGAGGTGACGCCTATCCTATCGGAGCCATTACTGCTATGAAATTGTATTACAAGCAGAGCGTGACTTTTCTTTGCGCCCTCTTCATGGAATTAACCATAAAG ATATTGGGATATGGGTGGGCCGGAATACTTAGGAAATACCTGGTTGACCCTATGGAGATGTGGTGGCCTTCCAACCTCGCTCAGGTTTCTCTGTTCAG AGCACTGCATGAAAAGGACCACGGATCCAAAGGCCTTACACGGATGAAGTTTTTCCTCATAGCCTTGGCAGCGAGCTTCACCTATTACGCACTCCCTGGTTATCTGTTCCGGATATTGACATTCTTCTCTTGGGTGTGTTGGGCTTGGCCGCACAATGTCACGGCTCAACAGATCGGCTCAGGTTACCATGGACTCGGACTTGGCACCTTCTCCTTTGACTGGGCTGGGATTTCAGCTTATCACGGCAGCCCCCTCATTGCACCTTGGTCTTCCATTCTCAACACTGGCATCGGATTTGTCTTGTTCATCTATGTCATTGTCCCTATTTGTTATTGGAGGTTTAACACATTCAATGCTAGAAAATTCCCCATATTTTCCAATGATCTCTTCACCTCCAGTGGGCAAAAATATGATACTGAACGGGTACTGACACCCCAGTACGATCTTAACATTGATGCCTACAACAATTATGGCAAGCTCTATCTTAGCCCTCTTTTCGCTTTATCCCTCGGAATAGGATTTGCAAGATTCACAGCAACCCTTAGTCATGTGGCACTATTTCATGGCGG TGCTGTGTTAGCACGAAGCAGATCGGCGATGAAGAATGTGAAAGTGGATATCCATGAAAAACTGATGAAACGTTACAAAAAAGTACCTCAATGGTGGTTCCTCGTTTTGTTTATAGTGAGTGTTGCATTGTCCCTATTAACGGCTTTTATATGGAAAGATGTTGTGCAGCTGCCTTGGTGGGGGATGCTATTTGGCTTTGCCTTGTCTTTCGTTATCACCCTCCCAATTGGTGTCATTCTAGCAACCACCAACCAA CAACCTGGATTTGACATCATATTTCAATTCATTATGGGGTATATGCTACCAGGAAAACCCATTGCAAACATAGTTTTCAAATTCTATGGACGAATCACCACTGTCCAAGCTCTATCTTTCTTAGCTGACCTTAAACTTGGGCACTACATGAAGATTCCACCTCGCTCCATGTTCATAGCTCAA CTAGTGGGAACTCTAGTTGCTGGTACTGTCAACCTTGCAGTTGCATGGTGGATGATGGAAGGTATCAAGAACATATGCGACATTGAAGGGCTTAATCCTAACAGCCCATGGACTTGCCCGAAACACAAATTCACCTTTAGTGTTTCTATTCTATGGGGCCTTATTGGACCAAGGCGACTATTTGGACCTGGAGGATTGTACAGAAACTTGTTATGGTTATTTCTTGTTGGAGCTATTTTGCCAGTTCCCATTTGGATATTGACCAAAAGATTCCCAGAAAAGAAGTGGATTTCATTGATAAATATCCCGGTCATTACTTATGGTTGTGCTGGGATGCCGCCAGCTACTCCTACAAATATAGCAAGTTGGCTTGTCACTGGAACCATCTTCAATTATTTCGTGTTCAGATATCGTAAACGCTGGTGGCAGAAGTACAATTATATTCTATCTGCAGCATTAGATGCTGGCACAGCTTTCATGGGTATCCTAATCTTCTTTGCCTTTGAGAATCGACACAAAAGTATTAACTGGTGGGGCTCTGAACTTGACCACTGTCCTCTTGCAACATGCCCTACTGCACCTGGTATTGTGGTTAAAGGATGTCCAGTTATTTGA
- the LOC137717781 gene encoding oligopeptide transporter 3-like isoform X2, with protein MDPEKIAHGTLSEQEEEVCPTAIEEVALVVPETDDPTLPVMTFRAVFLGISTCTLLIVLNTFFTFRTQPLTIAPILMQIIILPLGKLMASTLPTREYNLPFLNWKFTLNPGPFNMKEHVIATIFANCGFSPGGGDAYPIGAITAMKLYYKQSVTFLCALFMELTIKILGYGWAGILRKYLVDPMEMWWPSNLAQVSLFRALHEKDHGSKGLTRMKFFLIALAASFTYYALPGYLFRILTFFSWVCWAWPHNVTAQQIGSGYHGLGLGTFSFDWAGISAYHGSPLIAPWSSILNTGIGFVLFIYVIVPICYWRFNTFNARKFPIFSNDLFTSSGQKYDTERVLTPQYDLNIDAYNNYGKLYLSPLFALSLGIGFARFTATLSHVALFHGGAVLARSRSAMKNVKVDIHEKLMKRYKKVPQWWFLVLFIVSVALSLLTAFIWKDVVQLPWWGMLFGFALSFVITLPIGVILATTNQQPGFDIIFQFIMGYMLPGKPIANIVFKFYGRITTVQALSFLADLKLGHYMKIPPRSMFIAQLVGTLVAGTVNLAVAWWMMEGIKNICDIEGLNPNSPWTCPKHKFTFSVSILWGLIGPRRLFGPGGLYRNLLWLFLVGAILPVPIWILTKRFPEKKWISLINIPVITYGCAGMPPATPTNIASWLVTGTIFNYFVFRYRKRWWQKYNYILSAALDAGTAFMGILIFFAFENRHKSINWWGSELDHCPLATCPTAPGIVVKGCPVI; from the exons ATGGATCCCGAGAAAATTGCTCATGGGACTTTGtcggaacaagaagaagaagtttgCCCAACCGCTATAGAAGAGGTGGCGTTGGTGGTGCCGGAAACTGACGACCCAACCCTACCGGTGATGACATTCCGGGCGGTTTTCCTCGGCATATCGACATGCACTCTATTGATCGTTCTCAACACATTCTTCACATTCCGTACGCAGCCGCTGACCATCGCCCCCATCTTAATGCAAATCATCATTTTACCCTTGGGAAAGTTGATGGCTTCCACTCTCCCGACGCGGGAGTACAACCTCCCCTTCCTGAATTGGAAGTTCACCCTGAATCCTGGGCCGTTCAACATGAAGGAGCACGTAATCGCCACCATCTTCGCCAACTGCGGGTTTTCTCCCGGTGGAGGTGACGCCTATCCTATCGGAGCCATTACTGCTATGAAATTGTATTACAAGCAGAGCGTGACTTTTCTTTGCGCCCTCTTCATGGAATTAACCATAAAG ATATTGGGATATGGGTGGGCCGGAATACTTAGGAAATACCTGGTTGACCCTATGGAGATGTGGTGGCCTTCCAACCTCGCTCAGGTTTCTCTGTTCAG AGCACTGCATGAAAAGGACCACGGATCCAAAGGCCTTACACGGATGAAGTTTTTCCTCATAGCCTTGGCAGCGAGCTTCACCTATTACGCACTCCCTGGTTATCTGTTCCGGATATTGACATTCTTCTCTTGGGTGTGTTGGGCTTGGCCGCACAATGTCACGGCTCAACAGATCGGCTCAGGTTACCATGGACTCGGACTTGGCACCTTCTCCTTTGACTGGGCTGGGATTTCAGCTTATCACGGCAGCCCCCTCATTGCACCTTGGTCTTCCATTCTCAACACTGGCATCGGATTTGTCTTGTTCATCTATGTCATTGTCCCTATTTGTTATTGGAGGTTTAACACATTCAATGCTAGAAAATTCCCCATATTTTCCAATGATCTCTTCACCTCCAGTGGGCAAAAATATGATACTGAACGGGTACTGACACCCCAGTACGATCTTAACATTGATGCCTACAACAATTATGGCAAGCTCTATCTTAGCCCTCTTTTCGCTTTATCCCTCGGAATAGGATTTGCAAGATTCACAGCAACCCTTAGTCATGTGGCACTATTTCATGGCGG TGCTGTGTTAGCACGAAGCAGATCGGCGATGAAGAATGTGAAAGTGGATATCCATGAAAAACTGATGAAACGTTACAAAAAAGTACCTCAATGGTGGTTCCTCGTTTTGTTTATAGTGAGTGTTGCATTGTCCCTATTAACGGCTTTTATATGGAAAGATGTTGTGCAGCTGCCTTGGTGGGGGATGCTATTTGGCTTTGCCTTGTCTTTCGTTATCACCCTCCCAATTGGTGTCATTCTAGCAACCACCAACCAA CAACCTGGATTTGACATCATATTTCAATTCATTATGGGGTATATGCTACCAGGAAAACCCATTGCAAACATAGTTTTCAAATTCTATGGACGAATCACCACTGTCCAAGCTCTATCTTTCTTAGCTGACCTTAAACTTGGGCACTACATGAAGATTCCACCTCGCTCCATGTTCATAGCTCAA CTAGTGGGAACTCTAGTTGCTGGTACTGTCAACCTTGCAGTTGCATGGTGGATGATGGAAGGTATCAAGAACATATGCGACATTGAAGGGCTTAATCCTAACAGCCCATGGACTTGCCCGAAACACAAATTCACCTTTAGTGTTTCTATTCTATGGGGCCTTATTGGACCAAGGCGACTATTTGGACCTGGAGGATTGTACAGAAACTTGTTATGGTTATTTCTTGTTGGAGCTATTTTGCCAGTTCCCATTTGGATATTGACCAAAAGATTCCCAGAAAAGAAGTGGATTTCATTGATAAATATCCCGGTCATTACTTATGGTTGTGCTGGGATGCCGCCAGCTACTCCTACAAATATAGCAAGTTGGCTTGTCACTGGAACCATCTTCAATTATTTCGTGTTCAGATATCGTAAACGCTGGTGGCAGAAGTACAATTATATTCTATCTGCAGCATTAGATGCTGGCACAGCTTTCATGGGTATCCTAATCTTCTTTGCCTTTGAGAATCGACACAAAAGTATTAACTGGTGGGGCTCTGAACTTGACCACTGTCCTCTTGCAACATGCCCTACTGCACCTGGTATTGTGGTTAAAGGATGTCCAGTTATTTGA
- the LOC137716739 gene encoding uncharacterized protein, whose translation MEVESKAKLLNKKKSFSHSTVLIAICISSLFLILILYLAQPSPSFSPALKLRNSVTFLPLKDTRFANTAMKGNTWFMRSLSDTYEENESEYLYFPSEASNGRLLCIKGNDISDGTRNSYALAYPEGLPNSTTFLKGLAFVSDTFYDYGNLWHGLTAMMPFVGWSMKNGCAKPARLVLFHWGELRVRENMGLWIQNVMQANFGQVPVEEFEKGEGPYCFEKAVVMRHNVGKMGKQKKLQVSDLLRCKARQYCGINPNGRGREVNLRGEPSITLTLLMRNGSRSFKNPTAVINVFSRECAMVDGCTLEVVQSEDLNFCDQVRLMTNTDILASPHGAQLTNMLFMDRNSSVMEFFPKGWLELAGVGQYAHHWMADLSGMKYRGAWWDPYAEKECPDPKKELECFLFYKDGKVGHNETFFADWARSVLEQVRTSKLKQDIESLQRNSNVCQC comes from the exons ATGGAAGTGGAAAGCAAGGCCAAGCtattaaacaaaaagaagagcTTTTCTCACTCAACCGTTCTCATCGCCATTTGCATCTCTTCACTCTTTCTGATTCTTATCCTATATCTTGCACAACCCTCTCCTTCCTTCTCTCCCGCCTTGAAACTCCGAAACTCGGTTACATTTCTTCCTCTCAAAGACACAAGGTTTGCCAACACTGCAATGAAGGGAAACACTTGGTTTATGAGGTCCTTGAGCGACACATATGAAGAAAATGAATCCGAATACCTTTATTTCCCTTCGGAGGCGTCCAACGGAAGGCTATTGTGCATCAAAGGGAATGACATAAGCGACGGCACCAGAAACTCATATGCCTTGGCATATCCTGAAGGCCTACCAAACTCCACCACATTCTTGAAGGGTCTCGCGTTCGTGTCCGACACATTCTATGACTACGGAAACTTGTGGCACGGGTTAACGGCCATGATGCCTTTTGTCGGTTGGTCTATGAAAAACGGATGCGCAAAGCCGGCAAGGTTGGTGCTTTTCCATTGGGGAGAGCTTAGAGTTAGAGAGAACATGGGGCTGTGGATTCAGAACGTGATGCAAGCGAATTTCGGGCAAGTTCCGGTCGAAGAATTCGAGAAAGGAGAAGGGCCTTATTGCTTCGAGAAGGCGGTTGTGATGAGGCATAATGTTGGGAAAATGGGGAAGCAGAAGAAGCTTCAAGTGTCTGACTTGTTGAGATGTAAAGCAAGACAGTATTGTGGCATTAACCCTAATGGCAGAGGCAGAGAGGTCAATCTGAGAGGGGAGCCAAGCATAACGTTGACATTGCTAATGAGGAATGGATCAAGATCGTTCAAGAATCCGACGGCTGTGATTAATGTGTTCTCAAGGGAGTGTGCAATGGTGGATGGGTGCACATTAGAGGTGGTTCAGTCTGAAGATCTAAACTTCTGTGATCAG GTTAGACTGATGACAAACACAGATATCCTTGCATCCCCACATGGAGCGCAGCTAACAAACATGCTCTTCATGGATAGAAACAGTAGCGTAATGGAGTTCTTCCCCAAAGGATGGCTGGAGCTTGCAGGGGTAGGTCAGTATGCTCATCACTGGATGGCCGACCTGTCCGGTATGAAGTACCGGGGTGCTTGGTGGGATCCCTATGCCGAAAAAGAATGCCCGGACCCTAAAAAAGAACTGGAATGCTTTCTGTTTTACAAAGATGGGAAAGTCGGTCACAATGAAACCTTCTTTGCAGAC